A DNA window from Hevea brasiliensis isolate MT/VB/25A 57/8 chromosome 2, ASM3005281v1, whole genome shotgun sequence contains the following coding sequences:
- the LOC110632701 gene encoding protein WALLS ARE THIN 1 translates to MADTGASISSRRMWCSVPERLQLHLAMLALQFGYAGFHVVSRAALNMGISKLVFPVYRNIIALLLLLPFAYFLEKKERPAITLNFLLQFFLLALVGITANQGFYLLGLDNTSPTFASAIQNSVPAITFLMAALLRIEKVRLNRKDGIAKVIGTICCVAGATVITLYKGPVIYSPVPRLDKPSSPMFISLGDARGKNWTLGCIYLIGHCLSWSGWLVLQAPVLKKYPARLSVTSYTCFFGLIQFLIIAAFAERDPQAWIFHSGGELFTILYAGVVASGIAFAVQIWCIDRGGPVFVAVYQPVQTLVVAIMASIALREEFYLGGIIGAVLIIIGLYLVLWGKSEEKKFAAKESAVIQSTPEHANLRSQAHIKTSLTQPLLPPSTENV, encoded by the exons ATGGCTGATACTGGGGCTTCCATCTCTTCAAGAAGAATGTGGTGTTCGGTTCCAGAGAGGCTTCAGCTGCACTTGGCCATGTTGGCCTTGCAGTTTGGCTATGCTGGATTCCATGTAGTCTCTAGGGCTGCCCTTAATATGGGAATTAGCAAGCTTGTCTTCCCAGTTTACAGGAACATCATCGCTTTGCTTCTGCTACTTCCATTTGCATATTTTCTTGAAAA GAAGGAGAGGCCAGCGATTACACTCAACTTCCTCCTTCAGTTCTTTCTTCTGGCTCTAGTAGG AATAACAGCAAACCAAGGATTCTACTTGCTGGGGTTAGACAACACCTCACCCACCTTCGCATCAGCAATTCAAAACTCCGTCCCAGCCATTACCTTTCTCATGGCAGCCCTGCTCCG GATAGAGAAAGTGAGGCTAAACAGAAAAGATGGAATTGCAAAAGTAATAGGAACTATCTGCTGTGTAGCGGGGGCCACAGTTATCACTTTATACAAGGGTCCAGTCATATACAGCCCAGTTCCACGGCTAGACAAACCCAGTTCGCCGATGTTCATTTCTCTTGGAGATgcgaggggcaagaactggacccTGGGTTGTATCTATCTCATTGGCCATTGCTTGTCCTGGTCCGGTTGGTTAGTGTTGCAGGCTCCGGTTCTCAAGAAATACCCGGCCAGGCTATCTGTCACCTCCTATACGTGCTTTTTTGGGCTTATACAGTTCTTGATCATTGCTGCCTTCGCTGAGAGGGATCCACAGGCTTGGATTTTTCACTCGGGGGGAGAACTCTTCACCATCCTCTATGCA GGAGTGGTGGCATCAGGGATTGCCTTCGCTGTACAGATATGGTGCATTGACAGAGGTGGCCCTGTCTTCGTTGCTGTTTATCAACCCGTTCAGACTCTTGTTGTCGCTATTATGGCTTCCATTGCTTTGCGCGAAGAGTTCTATCTCGGAGG AATCATTGGAGCAGTGCTGATCATAATAGGATTGTACCTTGTCCTATGGGGCAAAagtgaagaaaagaaatttgCAGCCAAGGAAAGTGCAGTGATCCAGTCCACTCCAGAGCACGCAAACCTCAGATCACAAGCCCACATCAAGACGTCCCTCACTCAGCCATTGCTCCCTCCATCAACGGAAAATGTTTAA